GCGTAGATTTTCCGCAGCCGTTATGGCCGATGAGTCCGATGCGATCCGATTCATGAAGGGTTAAGGACACAGCCGATAAAATAGGCTGCGCCCCGAAACGGTGGCTGATATCTTGCGCGCCTAGCACTACTCTTGCAGGTATTGTTGAAACCATGATCCCGGTACTATCATTTAAAAATTACACGATGCTGCCCAGTGTATGCTGCTTAAAGCGCGGCATTGGCGATGCAGGTACGAAGTTTGCGAAGACCGTCCGCGGCTACCTGTTCAGGCGGCAGTTCCCAATATTCCCGTTTGAAAATTTCCAGGGACAGCGCCTTGTCATAACCGATCTTTTGGAGGGTCTGTAAAATTTGGGAGGTAGGCAGAATACCATCGCCTGGATAGATGCGGTGTTCATCGCCCTGCTCTTCACGGGGCACATCGGCGGGTACATCGTTAACGTGGAAATTGGCGATGAGATCCCCTTGAATCAAGCCCAGTCCATTGAACCCGCTGCCGCCTCGGAAGAGGTGGAAGGTATCCATGATGAGA
The Candidatus Hydrogenedentota bacterium DNA segment above includes these coding regions:
- a CDS encoding sugar phosphate isomerase/epimerase; amino-acid sequence: LIMDTFHLFRGGSGFNGLGLIQGDLIANFHVNDVPADVPREEQGDEHRIYPGDGILPTSQILQTLQKIGYDKALSLEIFKREYWELPPEQVAADGLRKLRTCIANAAL